In the Carboxydothermus hydrogenoformans Z-2901 genome, TAGAATTGCAAAAAATGCCCCAACTGAATTGGCAAAAATACTTACAATTCGCTTTCCTTTTGGTGAAAGCCGGTCATACAGTATATTTACTTTAATATGGTGATCATCACGCAATGCAGTAGCAAAGCCAATCATGGCGCCCCACACTATTAAATACACCGAATATTCGTCTAAAAGGGCTATTGGTTTACCAAAAACGTAACGCAAAAGCACATTTACAAAAATAAGCGTAAGGCCTGAGTATAAAAGTCCGCCACTTAAGTAATCCTCTAAGCCCTCGTAGATTTTTATCCATAACGATTTTTCCCGCAAAACAATTCCCTCCTTTGTTAGTAAAAAGGGCACATCCGTTGATGTGCCCTACTCGGCATTTCTCGCAGCATCCATGATCTCTTTACCAATAATTGATTCATATTTTTTATAAAGCGGTTCAAAAACTTTAATGAAAGCCTCCCGGTCCTGTGGAGTTAAATAATAAAACTCAAGCTTGCCGCTCTTTTTAAGGTTTTCCATGCTTTTCTGGTTTAACTCCGTTGAAAGCTTAATTTCATATTCAGTAGCTTC is a window encoding:
- a CDS encoding TRAP transporter small permease; this encodes MREKSLWIKIYEGLEDYLSGGLLYSGLTLIFVNVLLRYVFGKPIALLDEYSVYLIVWGAMIGFATALRDDHHIKVNILYDRLSPKGKRIVSIFANSVGAFFAILMLIYGIKLVVTYKVLGQGSADSQTPLWIVSLVLPISGFMMVVRFVEKVFLLLKKDTWQKLIQSKEVGL